One genomic region from Ralstonia pickettii DTP0602 encodes:
- a CDS encoding short-chain fatty acid transporter — protein MIRALTLCLPLACLLAACETPPQMAPRPVPPPATRITVAPQADNRAASAACEPAVAEALKRRYPQPGSVMLMADREQYYHRPNSQTSVNGEGVFEPDDSSSSIGFHYACLYNARTGKVDDVQMRY, from the coding sequence GTGATCCGAGCATTGACCCTGTGCCTGCCGCTGGCGTGCCTGCTGGCCGCCTGCGAAACGCCGCCGCAAATGGCGCCGCGCCCGGTGCCGCCCCCGGCCACCCGCATCACGGTCGCGCCGCAGGCCGACAACCGGGCCGCTTCGGCCGCCTGCGAGCCCGCGGTGGCCGAAGCGCTCAAGCGCCGCTACCCGCAGCCCGGCAGCGTCATGCTGATGGCCGACCGCGAGCAGTACTACCATCGGCCCAATTCGCAGACCTCGGTCAACGGCGAGGGCGTGTTCGAGCCGGATGACAGTTCGTCGTCGATCGGATTCCACTATGCGTGTTTGTACAACGCGCGCACCGGGAAGGTCGATGATGTGCAGATGCGCTATTGA
- a CDS encoding TonB-denpendent receptor (K02014: TC.FEV.OM; iron complex outermembrane recepter protein) has translation MKRACHWGRAAVLPAAAFTGVALAQAAPDTAEPPTLPTVTATAPAPGSLTAPGIAAQRSALFESAGSVGFVDAASYANTYASNLRDVLKDSPGVYVEERYGQELRLSVRGSGVARGFHTRGLEILQDGVPTNFADGSGDFYQIDPLGLSAAEVYKGGNGLAYGSTTLGGAINFTTPTAFTADSPNLLRLDGGSFGTVRASGQVSRQIGQFDFLANLSVNHSEGWRDHSRGQYEQLNANFGYRLTPQLETRFYLGAYVVDQLLPGALSLQDALNDPTKASASALAGDQARNTRTVRLANVTTMKLASGQLDIASWAIHKDLYHPIFQVIDQDSWTYGIAPRYTGTQTVAGLRNQLIAGARFFGGNNDARQYVNVSGARGAQTLNSRQDAYNYEAYLEDRLWITPTVALMAGAKAYYSQRRYQDYGGLAVNPTPKSDDTHYSGVNPKFGVLWEPAQDIQAFADITRSADVPDFTDLNQTIGTTTRFVPLAAQHGWTLELGTRGRTERLGWDVTLYRSLVRDQLLQFTVDPNVPAATFNANRTTLQGVELGITADLLQNLAGPGDRLTLSQLWNYSDFRFDNDPQYGNNRIAGVPEHVLRTTIAYSRASGLRVAGTIDWVPTGAYVDYANTLRVPAYVLFGVQASYAFARGVTLFLDVRNLANKRYVSDFSTVADARTANTAVFYPGTGRAFYAGVRYNF, from the coding sequence ATGAAACGAGCCTGCCACTGGGGCCGCGCAGCCGTGCTGCCGGCCGCTGCATTCACCGGCGTCGCGCTGGCGCAGGCCGCGCCTGACACCGCAGAGCCACCCACCCTCCCCACCGTTACCGCCACCGCCCCGGCGCCCGGATCGCTGACCGCGCCCGGCATCGCCGCGCAGCGCTCGGCCTTGTTCGAATCGGCGGGCTCCGTGGGCTTTGTCGATGCTGCCAGCTACGCCAACACTTACGCCAGCAACCTGCGCGACGTGCTCAAGGACTCGCCAGGTGTCTATGTCGAGGAACGCTATGGGCAGGAATTGCGCCTGTCCGTGCGCGGCTCCGGCGTGGCACGCGGCTTCCATACGCGCGGCCTGGAAATCCTGCAGGACGGCGTGCCGACCAATTTTGCCGACGGCAGCGGCGACTTCTACCAGATCGATCCCCTCGGGCTGTCGGCGGCCGAGGTCTACAAGGGCGGCAACGGCCTGGCCTACGGCAGCACCACGCTGGGCGGCGCCATCAACTTCACCACGCCGACCGCCTTCACCGCCGACTCGCCCAACCTGCTGCGGCTCGACGGTGGCAGCTTCGGCACCGTGCGCGCCAGCGGGCAGGTGTCGCGCCAGATCGGCCAGTTCGACTTCCTGGCCAACCTGAGTGTCAATCATTCCGAGGGCTGGCGCGACCACTCGCGCGGCCAGTACGAGCAGCTCAATGCAAACTTCGGCTACCGCCTCACGCCCCAGCTGGAGACGCGCTTCTACCTCGGCGCCTACGTGGTCGACCAGCTGCTGCCGGGAGCGCTGTCGCTGCAGGATGCGCTGAACGACCCGACCAAGGCATCGGCCAGCGCGCTCGCCGGCGACCAGGCGCGCAATACACGCACCGTGCGCCTGGCCAACGTCACCACGATGAAGCTCGCCAGCGGCCAGCTCGATATCGCCAGCTGGGCCATCCACAAGGACCTGTACCACCCGATCTTCCAGGTGATCGACCAGGACAGCTGGACCTATGGCATCGCGCCGCGCTATACCGGCACGCAGACGGTCGCGGGCCTGCGCAACCAGCTGATCGCCGGGGCGCGCTTTTTCGGCGGCAACAATGACGCGCGCCAGTATGTCAACGTGTCCGGTGCGCGCGGCGCGCAGACGCTGAACTCGCGCCAGGACGCCTACAACTACGAGGCCTACCTGGAAGACCGCCTATGGATCACGCCCACGGTCGCGCTGATGGCCGGGGCCAAGGCATACTACAGCCAGCGCCGCTACCAGGACTACGGCGGGCTCGCCGTCAACCCGACGCCGAAGTCGGACGATACCCACTACAGCGGCGTCAATCCGAAGTTCGGCGTGCTGTGGGAACCGGCGCAGGATATCCAGGCCTTTGCCGACATCACCCGCAGCGCCGACGTGCCTGACTTCACCGACCTGAACCAGACCATCGGCACCACCACCCGCTTCGTGCCGCTGGCGGCGCAGCACGGCTGGACGCTGGAGCTGGGCACGCGCGGGCGCACCGAACGGCTGGGCTGGGACGTGACGCTGTACCGCTCCCTGGTGCGCGACCAGCTGCTGCAGTTCACCGTCGATCCCAACGTGCCGGCCGCCACCTTCAATGCCAACCGCACCACGCTGCAAGGCGTCGAGCTGGGCATCACGGCCGACCTGCTGCAGAACCTGGCCGGCCCGGGCGACAGGCTGACGCTGTCGCAGCTATGGAACTACAGCGATTTCCGCTTCGACAACGATCCGCAGTACGGCAACAACCGCATCGCCGGCGTGCCGGAGCACGTGCTGCGCACCACCATCGCCTACAGCCGCGCCTCCGGGCTGCGCGTGGCAGGCACCATCGACTGGGTGCCGACCGGCGCCTACGTCGACTACGCCAATACCCTGAGGGTACCGGCCTACGTGCTGTTCGGCGTGCAGGCCAGCTATGCCTTCGCGCGCGGCGTCACGCTGTTCCTCGATGTGCGCAACCTCGCCAACAAGCGCTACGTCAGCGACTTCAGCACCGTGGCGGATGCGCGCACCGCCAATACCGCGGTGTTTTATCCGGGCACGGGACGCGCTTTCTACGCGGGCGTGCGCTACAACTTCTGA
- a CDS encoding riboflavin biosynthesis protein RibA: MSANPLSAEAASTKIAALFDTKSAASSAAERVCYEAHLKRGQVRLVHPYEAHVGRKLEPENDSIIVRTAIRSHLMMGALGTVIGLAIVGILHRQGIEAVIQNPGSAAGAAIFLGLVFGMLLAGLVTARPDHQLVITPVREAVQHGRWALLVHPTTPQQCNEALRALRNASAEVLRTA, encoded by the coding sequence ATGAGCGCCAATCCCTTGAGCGCGGAAGCAGCCAGTACCAAGATCGCGGCCTTGTTCGACACCAAATCCGCCGCCAGCAGCGCCGCCGAGCGTGTCTGCTACGAGGCCCACCTCAAACGCGGGCAGGTGCGGCTGGTGCACCCGTACGAGGCACACGTCGGCCGCAAGCTGGAGCCCGAAAACGATAGCATTATCGTGCGCACCGCGATCCGCTCGCACCTGATGATGGGAGCGCTGGGCACGGTGATCGGGCTTGCCATCGTCGGGATCCTGCACCGCCAAGGCATCGAGGCCGTCATCCAGAATCCCGGCTCCGCCGCCGGCGCGGCCATCTTCCTGGGCCTGGTGTTCGGCATGCTTCTGGCCGGGCTGGTCACGGCACGGCCGGATCATCAACTGGTGATCACACCGGTGCGAGAAGCCGTGCAGCACGGCCGCTGGGCCCTGCTGGTCCACCCGACCACGCCACAGCAATGCAACGAGGCACTGCGGGCGTTGCGAAACGCTTCCGCCGAGGTGCTGAGGACGGCCTAG
- a CDS encoding LysR family transcriptional regulator (K03576: metR; LysR family transcriptional regulator, regulator for metE and metH): protein MIEVRHFRSLVAIAESGKLATAAERVHVSQSALSHQIKAIEAHYGLPLFDRTRQGLRFTPAGERLLALAREVLASVSAADRDIERLKGDTRGELRVVLECHTCFDWLMPVMDEFRRRWPEVEVDLVAGFHADPIALLGEDRADMVIGSQPAVRRGLEVAPLFRFEILAVIANEHRLRNKRRLEAADLAGETLITYPVPEQRIDLIREVLEPAGIRLERRTAELTVAVLQLVASRRGVAALPNWGVKNYVDHDYVLAKRIGVRGLWSELYATVPVAMAGRPYVADFVSIVRDTCAAQLDGIELLPQAA, encoded by the coding sequence ATGATCGAAGTCCGACATTTCCGATCGCTGGTGGCCATCGCCGAGTCCGGCAAGCTCGCCACCGCCGCCGAGCGCGTGCATGTCAGCCAGTCGGCGCTCTCCCACCAGATCAAGGCGATCGAGGCGCATTACGGCCTGCCGCTGTTCGACCGCACCCGGCAGGGGCTGCGCTTCACGCCCGCGGGCGAGCGTCTGCTGGCGCTGGCGCGCGAGGTGCTGGCGTCGGTCAGCGCGGCCGACCGCGATATCGAACGGCTCAAGGGCGATACCCGTGGCGAGCTGCGCGTGGTGCTGGAATGCCATACCTGCTTTGACTGGCTGATGCCGGTGATGGACGAGTTCCGCCGCCGCTGGCCCGAGGTGGAGGTGGACCTGGTGGCCGGCTTCCACGCCGACCCGATCGCGTTGCTCGGCGAGGACCGCGCCGACATGGTGATCGGCTCGCAGCCGGCGGTGCGGCGGGGGCTGGAGGTGGCGCCGCTGTTCCGCTTCGAGATCCTGGCGGTCATCGCCAATGAGCACCGGCTGCGCAACAAGCGCCGCCTCGAAGCCGCCGACCTGGCCGGCGAAACGCTGATCACCTATCCGGTGCCGGAGCAGCGCATTGACCTGATCCGCGAAGTGCTGGAGCCCGCCGGCATCCGGCTCGAGCGGCGCACCGCCGAACTTACCGTGGCCGTGCTGCAGCTTGTGGCCAGCCGCCGCGGCGTGGCGGCGCTGCCGAACTGGGGCGTGAAGAACTACGTCGACCACGACTATGTGTTGGCCAAGCGCATCGGGGTCCGGGGCCTGTGGAGCGAGCTCTATGCCACTGTGCCGGTGGCGATGGCCGGGCGGCCGTATGTGGCGGACTTCGTCTCGATCGTGCGCGATACCTGCGCGGCGCAGCTCGACGGTATCGAGCTGCTGCCGCAGGCGGCATAA
- a CDS encoding AsnC family transcriptional regulator: MPATTLPTLRLSLRLDTADLFGAMEWVLANARRTGLAPAQFSFDANHQPVLHATLTAGDANLLWLFLRRLDNGFDVELLFADVDDPDGDAPADPAPLAVTRRAASEAALALPA; this comes from the coding sequence ATGCCCGCCACTACCCTCCCTACCCTGCGCCTTTCGCTGCGACTCGACACCGCCGACCTGTTTGGCGCCATGGAATGGGTGCTTGCCAATGCCCGCCGCACCGGGCTGGCGCCCGCGCAGTTCAGCTTCGACGCCAACCACCAGCCCGTGCTGCACGCCACGCTGACCGCTGGCGATGCCAACCTGTTGTGGCTGTTCCTGCGCCGGCTGGACAACGGCTTTGATGTGGAATTGCTGTTCGCGGACGTGGATGATCCGGACGGCGATGCCCCGGCAGATCCGGCCCCGCTTGCCGTCACGCGCCGCGCCGCCAGCGAGGCGGCGCTCGCCCTGCCCGCCTGA
- a CDS encoding hypothetical protein (unknown function; YciI from Haemophilus influenzae presents crystal structure similarity to a muconolactone isomerase, but does not seem to catalyze any of the predicted reactions based on sequence and structure similarity~K09780: K09780; hypothetical protein), with the protein MPYLIETVDKPAHQHVRQATRASHLEYLEANKALLLACGAKLNDDGSDAGGGIYIVDVETREAAQQFIDADPFAEAGLFAEVRIVRWRKAYLGGVRFI; encoded by the coding sequence ATGCCGTACCTGATCGAAACCGTCGACAAGCCCGCCCACCAGCATGTGCGCCAGGCCACCCGCGCCAGCCACCTGGAATACCTTGAAGCCAACAAGGCGCTGCTTCTGGCCTGCGGCGCCAAGCTCAACGACGATGGCTCGGACGCCGGCGGCGGCATCTATATCGTCGATGTCGAGACCCGCGAGGCGGCACAGCAGTTCATCGATGCCGATCCGTTCGCCGAGGCCGGCCTGTTTGCCGAGGTTCGTATCGTGCGCTGGCGCAAGGCCTATCTCGGCGGCGTCCGGTTTATCTGA
- a CDS encoding 5-methyltetrahydropteroyltriglutamate-- homocysteine methyltransferase (K00549: metE; 5-methyltetrahydropteroyltriglutamate--homocysteine methyltransferase [EC:2.1.1.14]) has translation MARTHILGFPRIGERRELKFAQEAFWRGDSTEAALRDTAAQLRRRHWQLQAERGLDTVATGDFAYYDQMLSLTALLGALPRRFGFDAAQLTLTQYFELARGNREQPAMEMTKWFDTNYHYLVPELDADTTFDGGPAWFFEETDEALAQGLRARPTLIGPVTYLWLSKSHVAGFDRLTLLPKLVQAYRRILGQLKARGIEWVQIDEPALCLDLEPAWIDAFDTAYVGLRDAGPKLLLATYFDSAADHAQRAAALPVDGFHIDLVRAPAQLAAWQAALPAHAVLSAGVIDGRNIWRTDLRRVLDTLRPLQAALGERLWLAPSCSLLHVPVSLAHEARLDAELKSWLAFATEKLDELSVLARALNQGDAAVAEALTASDAAQASRRQSRRVVNPRVQQRLADVTADMARRASPFAERIERQRQALQLPLLPTTTIGSFPQTAAIRQTRAAYKRGEIGALEYLERIRAEISLAVRKQEELGLDVLVHGEAERNDMVEYFGEQLCGYGFTENGWVQSYGSRCVKPPVIYGDVYRPEPMTVETARYAQSLTERPMKGMLTGPVTMLQWSFVRDDQPRATTARQLALAIRDEVCDLEQAGIRVIQIDEPALREGLPLRRADWDAYLDWAVTAFRLSASGVQDQTQIHTHMCYAEFNDILPSIAAMDADVITIETSRSAMELLEGFGDFDYPNEIGPGVYDIHSPRVPSVQAMERLLTRACEVVPPQRLWVNPDCGLKTRGWDETEAALANMVSAARALREQWSAPATAWKRVSKTTAPTAVAQHASGACVGCATHAH, from the coding sequence ATGGCACGCACCCATATCCTCGGCTTTCCCCGCATCGGCGAGCGCCGCGAACTGAAATTCGCACAGGAGGCCTTCTGGCGCGGCGACAGCACCGAAGCCGCGCTGCGCGACACGGCCGCGCAACTGCGCCGCCGCCACTGGCAACTGCAGGCCGAGCGCGGCCTGGACACCGTCGCCACCGGCGACTTTGCCTACTACGACCAGATGCTGAGCCTGACCGCGCTGCTGGGCGCGCTGCCGCGCCGCTTCGGCTTCGACGCGGCGCAGCTCACGCTGACGCAGTACTTCGAACTGGCGCGCGGCAACCGCGAACAGCCGGCGATGGAGATGACCAAGTGGTTCGACACCAACTACCACTACCTGGTCCCGGAACTGGACGCCGACACGACGTTCGACGGCGGCCCGGCGTGGTTCTTCGAGGAAACCGATGAAGCGCTGGCGCAAGGCCTGCGCGCCCGCCCGACGCTGATCGGGCCGGTGACCTACCTGTGGCTGTCCAAGAGCCATGTGGCCGGCTTTGACCGCCTGACGCTGCTGCCGAAGCTGGTGCAGGCCTATCGCCGCATCCTCGGCCAGCTCAAGGCACGCGGCATCGAGTGGGTGCAGATCGACGAGCCGGCGCTGTGCCTGGACCTGGAACCGGCCTGGATCGACGCATTCGACACGGCCTATGTAGGCCTGCGCGATGCGGGCCCCAAGCTGCTGCTGGCCACGTATTTCGACAGCGCCGCCGACCACGCACAACGCGCCGCCGCCCTGCCCGTCGACGGTTTCCATATCGACCTGGTGCGCGCACCGGCGCAACTGGCCGCATGGCAGGCCGCGCTGCCCGCGCATGCCGTGCTGTCGGCCGGCGTGATCGACGGCCGCAATATCTGGCGCACTGACCTGCGCCGCGTGCTGGACACGCTGCGCCCGCTGCAAGCCGCGCTGGGCGAGCGCCTGTGGCTGGCACCGTCGTGCTCGCTGCTGCATGTGCCGGTATCGCTTGCACATGAAGCGCGCCTCGATGCCGAGCTCAAGTCATGGCTGGCCTTTGCCACGGAAAAGCTCGACGAACTGTCGGTGCTGGCACGCGCGCTGAACCAGGGTGACGCAGCGGTCGCCGAGGCGCTGACCGCTTCCGACGCCGCACAGGCCTCGCGCCGCCAGTCGCGCCGCGTGGTCAACCCGCGCGTGCAGCAGCGCCTGGCAGACGTGACCGCCGACATGGCCCGACGCGCCAGCCCCTTTGCGGAGCGCATCGAACGCCAGCGCCAGGCGCTGCAACTCCCGCTGCTGCCGACGACCACCATCGGCTCGTTCCCGCAGACCGCCGCCATCCGCCAGACTCGCGCGGCCTACAAGCGCGGCGAGATCGGCGCCCTGGAATACCTGGAGCGGATCCGCGCCGAGATCTCGCTGGCCGTGCGCAAGCAGGAAGAACTCGGGCTGGACGTGCTGGTGCATGGCGAGGCCGAGCGCAACGACATGGTCGAGTACTTCGGCGAGCAGCTGTGCGGCTACGGCTTTACCGAGAACGGCTGGGTGCAGAGCTACGGCTCGCGCTGCGTCAAGCCGCCGGTGATCTATGGCGACGTGTACCGTCCCGAGCCGATGACGGTCGAGACCGCGCGCTATGCCCAGTCGCTGACCGAGCGGCCGATGAAGGGCATGCTGACCGGCCCCGTCACCATGCTGCAATGGTCCTTCGTGCGCGACGACCAGCCACGCGCCACCACCGCGCGCCAGCTGGCACTGGCGATCCGCGACGAGGTGTGCGACCTGGAACAGGCCGGCATCCGCGTGATCCAGATCGACGAACCGGCGCTGCGCGAAGGCCTGCCGCTGCGCCGCGCCGACTGGGACGCCTACCTGGACTGGGCCGTCACCGCCTTCCGCCTCTCGGCCAGCGGCGTGCAGGACCAGACCCAGATCCACACCCATATGTGCTATGCGGAGTTCAACGACATCCTGCCGTCGATTGCCGCGATGGACGCGGACGTGATCACCATCGAGACCTCGCGCTCGGCGATGGAACTGCTGGAAGGCTTCGGCGACTTCGACTACCCGAACGAGATCGGGCCGGGCGTCTACGACATCCATTCGCCGCGCGTGCCGTCGGTGCAGGCGATGGAGCGGCTGCTCACCCGCGCCTGCGAGGTGGTACCGCCGCAGCGCCTGTGGGTCAACCCGGACTGCGGCCTGAAGACGCGCGGCTGGGATGAAACCGAAGCGGCCCTGGCCAATATGGTGAGCGCGGCCCGCGCACTGCGCGAGCAGTGGTCGGCGCCGGCGACCGCATGGAAGCGGGTCAGCAAGACGACCGCTCCCACAGCCGTGGCGCAACACGCCAGCGGCGCCTGCGTGGGCTGCGCCACGCACGCGCACTGA
- a CDS encoding UbiD family decarboxylase, translating to MKPSFRQMASAVALAIMLSGCASAPDNVASPAVAAEQPPSDQAMKALSAEVFTYAYPMVLMDVTRELMTARTPVNTFSHKRTFPDASFTDVVSPNADTLYSSAWLDLSKEPVILSVPDTNGRYYLMPLMDAWTNVFASPGKRTTGTRRGNFAITGPDWRGTLPKGMQEIRSPTSMVWLIGRTQANGKQDFPAVHRLQDQYRLTPLSAWGGGRRVPDKTAPRATTVDTQSSPVEQVAAMDAQAFFTRFASLLPANPPAPADSAMVDKIHRMGIIPGVPFKTTVMEPSTARAVQEGATAALAVIVQGARKGNADAGNGWVMHRDLGSYGTNYGRRAVIAWVGLGANLPEDAIYASARTDANGKPLQGGARYVLHFDKGQLPPARAFWSLTLYNDGQAFIPNPINRFAIGSRDRLRYNRDGSLDIYIQHERPSASKVSNWLPAPPDGLNMMLRAYWPEQALLDGNWMPPAVMRVN from the coding sequence ATGAAGCCTTCCTTTCGTCAAATGGCGAGCGCGGTCGCGCTCGCCATCATGCTGTCCGGCTGCGCTTCCGCGCCTGACAATGTCGCCAGCCCGGCCGTCGCCGCCGAGCAGCCGCCGTCCGACCAGGCCATGAAGGCCTTGTCCGCCGAGGTCTTCACCTACGCCTATCCGATGGTGCTGATGGACGTGACGCGCGAGCTGATGACCGCGCGCACGCCGGTCAACACCTTCAGCCACAAGCGCACCTTCCCGGACGCGAGCTTCACCGACGTGGTCAGCCCCAATGCCGACACGCTGTACTCGTCGGCATGGCTCGACCTGTCGAAGGAGCCGGTGATCCTGTCCGTGCCCGACACCAATGGCCGCTATTACCTGATGCCGCTGATGGATGCGTGGACCAATGTGTTCGCGTCGCCGGGCAAGCGCACCACGGGTACCCGCCGCGGCAATTTCGCCATTACCGGGCCTGACTGGCGCGGCACGCTGCCCAAGGGCATGCAGGAGATCCGCTCGCCCACGTCGATGGTCTGGCTGATCGGCCGCACGCAGGCCAATGGCAAGCAGGACTTCCCGGCGGTGCACCGGCTGCAGGACCAGTACCGGCTGACGCCGCTGTCGGCCTGGGGCGGCGGTCGGCGCGTGCCGGACAAGACCGCGCCGCGCGCGACCACGGTCGACACGCAAAGCTCGCCGGTCGAACAGGTGGCGGCGATGGACGCGCAGGCGTTCTTCACGCGCTTTGCCTCGCTGCTTCCGGCCAACCCGCCGGCACCGGCCGACAGCGCCATGGTCGACAAGATCCACCGCATGGGCATCATCCCCGGCGTGCCGTTCAAGACCACGGTGATGGAGCCGTCCACCGCGCGCGCGGTGCAGGAAGGCGCCACTGCGGCGCTGGCTGTGATCGTCCAGGGCGCGCGCAAGGGCAATGCCGATGCCGGCAACGGCTGGGTCATGCATCGCGACCTGGGCTCGTACGGCACCAACTACGGCCGCCGCGCGGTGATCGCGTGGGTGGGGCTGGGCGCCAACCTGCCCGAGGATGCGATCTACGCCTCTGCCCGCACCGATGCCAACGGCAAGCCGCTGCAGGGCGGGGCGCGCTACGTGCTGCATTTCGACAAGGGGCAACTGCCACCGGCGCGTGCGTTCTGGTCGCTGACGCTGTACAACGACGGCCAGGCCTTCATTCCCAACCCGATCAACCGCTTCGCCATCGGCAGCCGCGACCGCCTGCGCTACAACCGCGACGGCTCGCTCGATATCTACATCCAGCACGAGCGCCCGAGCGCATCCAAGGTATCTAACTGGCTGCCGGCACCGCCCGACGGCCTCAACATGATGCTGCGCGCGTACTGGCCGGAGCAGGCGCTGCTCGACGGCAACTGGATGCCGCCGGCCGTGATGCGCGTGAACTGA
- a CDS encoding AsnC family transcriptional regulator (K03719: lrp; Lrp/AsnC family transcriptional regulator, leucine-responsive regulatory protein), with amino-acid sequence MAPPPKLDETDRRILRELRRDGRLSNARLAEQVGLSATPCWNRVRALEESGVIEGYAALLNQKALGLPDTVLIEVTLERHDDDMLYRFGKALAELPEVMEAYLLTGDYDYLIKVAVAGTQGYEEFLRHKLYKLPGLRHSRSTFVLRTLKREPSVEP; translated from the coding sequence ATGGCCCCGCCGCCCAAACTCGACGAAACGGACCGCCGCATCCTGCGCGAACTGCGGCGCGACGGTCGCCTGTCCAATGCCCGCCTGGCCGAGCAGGTCGGCCTGTCCGCCACACCATGCTGGAACCGCGTGCGGGCGCTGGAGGAAAGCGGGGTGATCGAAGGGTACGCCGCGCTGCTGAACCAGAAGGCGCTGGGGTTGCCGGATACCGTGCTGATCGAGGTCACGCTGGAACGTCACGACGACGATATGCTGTACCGCTTCGGCAAGGCGCTGGCCGAACTTCCGGAAGTGATGGAGGCCTACCTGCTGACCGGCGACTATGACTACCTGATCAAGGTCGCCGTGGCAGGCACGCAAGGCTATGAGGAATTCCTGCGTCACAAGCTGTACAAGCTGCCCGGCCTGCGCCACAGCCGCTCGACCTTCGTGCTGCGCACGCTCAAGCGCGAGCCGTCGGTCGAGCCCTGA